In Brassica napus cultivar Da-Ae chromosome A3, Da-Ae, whole genome shotgun sequence, the sequence AACATAGCTAAGAAGATACCTTCAAAACATAGTTTAGTATGTTCATCAGAATTTTGTGTCTGAACTTAAATTATCCCAAACAAGGATGCTGGTGCTTACGGTTAAACAAGGGAAACCGCAGTTCAAGTGATGTTAACCAGCTTGATATAGAGACAGAAGAGAGTGTTACAAAAGGACCGCAGCAGCTAAGAATCTACATTTTTGGGGGATTAGATGACAATAGGTTGCGTCAATGGTACAAAGGCACACCAGAGTTTGTATAGAGCAGAACATCAAGGCACAAGCATCAGTTTTCTAGAGGTTCAAAATTGCATTTGGTATAGTTTATGAGCTCCACAATAAGGCTATGGTATAGAAAACAATACAAAAGAGAAATTGCATTTACAAAGTGACTTCCACATTGTTGTATACAGCATAGAACAACACAAGAAACCTgagcttctgttttttttcttatatttgtcAAAGAGAATATGCAGTCTAATAACGTCCAAATGGACTCGACCAATACAAAACTGAACAAAAAAACTATAACCTTTCTTTTTTAACCTCCAACTCTTGTCAGTAAGGTAATCACGCTGAGAACAAATTCATCAGCAAGTAAATGGTTTGGTTGGGGAAGTGGAAACATGTTTCCGTATTTGTCATGCTCGCAAAGCCTAATCATCATCCTCTGAATCTGCCATTGACAAGAacaaacgaacaaagaaaaGTTATAACGGATCCCCAACACTACACAGCCAACATAACATACAACACCGAAGAGCCTAATACAGTTTGCGGCTTTGCAAGTAAGTGAATACGTCATATGAAAGATCTATTTCAAAATcgaatttaaacaaaaatgcaAATCTTTACCGGATCGTATGTCTTCTCCAACTTTTCCTCTGTTTTTAAGTAGTCTTACGATCATGGCGCAAATGAGATACCACCAGTATATGTGGAAAACAAGAAGCATCAGTAACATTGTGTTGAAAGAATAGTACATGACGGTGCCCTCAGTTGATGTCATGTCCAAATAATCCAGGAGTTCAATGCTTTTAACAAAAAATGTGTGAATGTCAGATAAAGCAGCGACAATAATTAAAAGTTAGATCTATTAAGAAGTAAGAATAAAGTGTGGATACCTTGTGGCCCTTATGATCCAAAATGGAAAGTATATCAGCCGTAGCAAAAGCCAGGAGACAGCAAAAAGTGCAAAACACACACTTGCTCCAAATTCCTTTTCAGAGTACTTGAAAATTTTAGCAGTTTCCATAAAAACGTCACTTGCATCATGAAGGGCTAGGATGATTGCTCCAATCCGGAAAAAACTgcagaagaaacaaaaatcagTTTCCCTATTAGACTTTAAATCCTTTTAGCAAAGCTTATCGGTTGCTTGCTCTATAATATCACTATACATTTAATCTCCCAGTCAAAAGTTAAACTTTGCCTACCAAAGAGAGCTCTTTCATTAATAATGTGCGCTGCTTTAAGAAAATCATCCATATGCAAATAGATTTTAGCTGAGGTAGGATTTATTACCTGGTTAAGTAGGAGTAGCCAATGAGGAGGATTGTGATGACATGGTGAGACATCATAACAGCAAAGTCCTTTCTTCTGGTCTCCCATGCAAGCAAGGCAGCAACACCATACACATAGAAACCGCACTGGCACATGTAGTAAAGCTTTATTGGAAGCCTACACAAAAAACGAATAAACAAGGTTATCCCAGGGAACTCTGCCATGAAACTACAACTATTTTCTacaccaagaaaacccaatgtggACTTAAATGACAACTCACTTGAGCTCTTGATTAGGCCAGCCGTTAAAGAAGAGCTTTATATCTCTGGCCCAAGGCTCGTGATAAAGGGCATTGAGAACGAAGACCTCACAAGCACCATAGTAGAGCAATTTCCAGAGGGACTCCTTGCATTTGATGAGCTTTGCACGAGTAGCAGCATCCTTCATTTTAATTGGCTTAGAACCAGTACTCAAAAGCCATACAGCTATCCTCtgttaaaaaattgaaaaggtTGATGATCAATTCTCCAATTTCTTTGCAAGATTCATGAATcttctcatatatatatttctataaataaaagaatttcaACTGTCAACGCAtatgcatcatcatcatcatcatcatcatcatcaacatcaacaTCACAGATGCATGAATCTTCTCCTTAAAACTGTATATGTTTCTATAAATCAACAAACGCATACATACATAcatgcatcatcatcatctacgaTCATCATCACATATAGGAAAGTAATTAAAACGCGAATTCGTTACTACTCTGATCCTAGCTTCCGTAATCAATTCCACAAAGAAGAACGAGAGATTGTTCCGTGATTACTTGAAAGACGAATCTATCGAGGAAGAGCCTCAGGAAGAAGAATCCGAAGGCGAAATAGACTGCAATCTGGAAATGCCACGCTGCCGCGATCGACGGTTCGAGGTTCCTTACGCCGCCGCTAGAATATTCCGATTCCATGTcgatagaaagaaaaaaaaaagaatccgCCGCGAGAGAGCTCTTTGTTTCACCTAGAAATCATCAATCGTTTATCTTTCCGAAGAAGAAATGAACAGAGCTCTACGCCGGGAAGTCGTCGGAACTTATTTGCGCAATGGCGGAATCGATCAGAAATTTTCTTTattggaagagagagagagattcggTGCACGTTTAATCCTGGCGaccttctttattttctttgccTAGCTTGGGAATTGAGATCTCGCCACCTTCTTTCTTTTATTACTCTCCCCCTcctatatttaaaagaaaaatatttttgtaaagttttattacagaaaaaatatctttgaagtttttatattttttatcaataaattttaaattaaaaatgaatttcaatttttttactaGAGGcattaaaatgaatttaaattaccaaaaataattagtcagaaaatattatttttcattaaattttattttttcatctataagaaaatttgaaaactatttgtttaaaatagattactttaatatcatttttttgcttAACTGATTTTGTGATTATTACAAGAGCAAATCATACTATCATTACTTTTTActcttcaaaaatatatatgattatgaacgttcaagcctttgcttttttttttttttttttgccatacGTGAGATTAAGACGATTTCCATTTTTTACTAACACTTACATATATACAGACTTCAGTAAATGTTCATAGCTTGCTTAATGAAGGATAATATACAGAACAGGATATGAACTAGTTTATTATCATTATTGAAATTTCACTTTTTGGGCAAAGATTAAGACAGCTAAATTATAGTCATTTATAACACTTGGAGTTCACGATAAGCATCCTTTAGAATAAGATTGGATCAACTTTAAACTTAAAGCAGCAGTGTGCATGATGATCAAGTCGAGCATTAGTAATCATGTCCCCATACCATCTACCCTTCcacttttgattttataacgacCATAGCCATTTATAACTTATAGCTatgtttttctttgtctttataaacataattctttttatttctctATTTCATCATTTTAAAAAACTACCAACTGGCAACTGCTAGCCGGTTCTAGTTTGACTTGTTGTTACAACACAAAAGGACTAGGATAAGAAAAAGACTTGTTTGTTAGACTCATTATTTCTaaccattatatatatttgtgttttttcaaCCATAGACTTTTCTTTCTCCCAATTCGTCCATACATGAATAGCCTTTTGACTTTTATACATGAGTTCATTATTCATATAGCCATCTTTAATCAACGTTTGACCCAAAAACGAGAAAAAATTGTCATCATCCACaactatcttcttttttttttttgggtcaaaaaatagaaaaccacAACTATCTTCTTCTCCAACAAATTCGATGACCAAATATAAAGTGGGTTTATTTAATTATCCTAAAGCCCAATAAATAATGACTATATATGTAAACATTAGAGGgataatttaaatatgtaacCCACCTGGGAGCCCAACCAATCTGGAAAGAATCATCCTCTAAGTTTCTCGTAATCTACAATCATTGAACCAAACTTACCAAATAACCCGCACGGCTTATGTTTGCATATATTTGAGATTTGAAAGCACCAAGTTTACGTTTAAACTTCGTTAATCATTAACATGTTTACATTAAGAAAcatcataaaattaaattttgttataaatacaatatcatttcataaaatatatatcgcTCGTTCAAATATCACATTTGTAAGGAACCATTTTTGCCATTTTTACACGTTTGTTTAATctttatattatttacatagTTATCTGATGCCTTGATGCCATTTTTGCCATTGCCCATTGTCATGTTGGAGGACCCCAAGATATGATGAAAACGGACCCcatcttttgttctttttagattattattaaaatgagAACCTCTTTTTATACGTAGCCATGTCATGTTCACAGTCCACTCACAATTATaaatctctgttttttttatcgTAGGTCGTAGCCATGTCATGTTCACTAGGCCTAATGTTCACAGTCCATTCACTATTGTAAACACACCTCTTTGACTGTTTCACATTAACGCATTGCGGTCTTTCTGCTCCTTTCACGTCACACgcttttgatttggtttggtttatcaCACCGTCAAACCCCCAAAGAAAAGATTAACCAACTTCGACTGTTACTGAGAATACCGGAATAAACATTTTCTCCATCATAGGTGTAGGATGCAACATGTTAAAACTCTCAATGACTACAATAATgaatttctttaaaataatcTCGAAGGGgtttttacatgtttttatggaatttagataaataaaaactatggctaattaattaagaaaataataataataatagttgcacaaaaaaattatacttaaaGGTTTGAAGAACTAAAGAGAATGTTGCCGAAATGTAGCAAGAAGACCATTTCGAGGGATTGGAAATGGACCGTACTCTATTCCCCCCTCTCCTCCCACCACTTCCCATCTGCATAATCCAATCAGATAACTAACGATTATACTAGTGTTCAATTTATATGTAATCAAACGATATATTCCACCAATATAAAGAGATCATGCATGAAGCTTGACgcttaaattatataatagagaggaagaagagtaaAAACTTACCGGAATTTGGAAACTAAGTGGTGGAGAAAGATAAGAATCTGTAACTTGGCGAGTTCATTCCCGGGACAAGCATGAACACCACTTCCAAAGGGCATGAATGTATTTGGCTTTGGATTTACCTTGAATTAGTTTCAACCATCACGTTAAGTCAGctctctttttaaaaatatacataattttatatctttttatgtAATTTGCTTAGTTGTTACCTCAAATCTAGATGGATCGAAAACCTCAGGgtttgaaaaatatttgggattgtgatGAATATTCCTGAAGAGTGGCATCACTTTCCATCCCTTCGGTATCAAATATCCTGTACACATACATGTTACAAGAATCATAAATATTAGTGATTCATATTCGTTTGGACCATACCATATCTACTTTGGTACATCtcattaaaaaacaataaatagaatGTTCTAGTCATGTGCAATAATTTAATTAGTACCCTTATATTCAACATCATCCACTGCTTCTCTGAATGTGAAGGGTATGATGCTTGCCATCCTCAAGCTTTCAAGTATAACCTATGTCACATAAAATTGAAACATGAGGTCCAGATTAAATGTAATCattcatatataaaaactataaaacataataaatataaattattacctTGTGTGTTAGTGGCATATTCCTTGTTTGTCCCCACGTTAAAGATTTCTTCTCTCTACTGTTTTCTTCGTATATAGCTATTTGCTCATCCTGCAACCATCATAAATATACATAGATTTCAGTATTATTTATGTTCATATATACACACAAAAGAAAGGATAAGATTCTATACATGTGATCAAACCTTAACAGCTTCTAGAAGTTTCTGGTCATCATGTAAGTACTTAAGAATCCATGTTAGGCAACTAGCTGTCGTGTCTTGCGCGGCGAAAAGGACTCCGATGATGTTGTCCGCAATCTGTTCTTGGGTTAGCATACGACCTTCATCGTCCTTAAAGTCGAGTAGATGACCAAGAAAGTCCGTTTTCAAAAtccttttttctcttctttcgtGTACAATCTCGCTTACTATTGTCTTTAGCCGCTTCCTCGCCTTTTTGTAACAAGTTTTAGTCAGTTGGGCAGAGTTTACTTAATGTTTGGAGATTAATTGATTGATTCATTCATTTCAGAGATGAGATCATACCATGAGAGCTTTGTGGTAAGATGTTCCGGGGAGATTCATGGGGAAAGAGTTGTAGCCTTTGTCGACAATATTGTAGTTATGTTTCAACATATCCCTGTAAGAACACTCCAAATGGCCAAATATGGCTACAATACCCACATCAAAAGCGAGCtgcaagaaaaagaaagcaagtgaagAAAATGCAttgtgtatttatttttttattggtatacatataaacatatatatatatatatatatatatataccttcttCATTTCTTGGTATGTAGAGACAATAGGCATATTGGCCAAAGATTGTAAAGAAGATAGGGCAATGTGTTCGATATCAGGGATAAGTTTCCGGATGGTTTCAGGGTATAAAGAGGATTGAACAAGTTTCCTTAAATAGACATGATAATCTCCTTGGTGGAAAAATAGAGCAGATGGTCCAATTAGCCTCTCTTTGCTTTTCGGATACGTTGGTTTAAACATATGTGCATGAGTCACCAAGACAAACCTTGCAGCCTCGGGGCTAGCTAGCATTACGCAAGGATAGCCAAGGATTCGAGTTTTGAATATCTCTCCATATCTATACATCAAAAGATTAAAAAGCTTAAGCTAAGATAATAACCCAAAAATTAATTTGAAGGACAAGTTTTCTTAAGTTACCTCTTTTGCTTGGAGGTGAAGAAAACATTGGGGTCTTGTGAATAAAGTTGTAGAGTCTCTCCTATGTAAGGCCATCCCATGGAACCAGGAGGAAGCTTGCATGTActgttcctcttcttctttctcttattATTCTTTGAAACCGCCATTCGTACCAATAGCAAGCAGAAGATGAAACTTGATATGACCAAGAACCAAAATACAGCCATAATCATCGATTATCCAATACAATATGCGATGCTTTACTTATACTCAAATGTTTTGGAAGATGAAAACAATTGAACTCTGGAAGAGgaggaaaaagaagatatataacaaaacacacacaaatacGTAAGAGAGGTGGggatatatataacatataaaattatggAGTAATTAGCTAAAGAAAAAGTTGagaataatatttgatttttatattattattattttccgCCCAAACGTGATGAAATGACGACTGCTTTCTattcataatttgttttttttttcaggcaaAAATCTAAATGTAGATCTTGTCCTTTTTCATTTATGTAGAAGGATATAGACAACTCTCtttttcagtttctttttgaaggatgtatttttatatttggaaATTTAATAACGAGGGTGCTAGAAATTAAATTGCGATTTAACTTATTCATGTTTGATATACTGCCTTAATTTTAAGGAAAATGGGCAGTGTAATTAGCTACAACTACAAGGTTCTAATTTATAGCAATATTAGTTAAACTATTTACTATTTTGGTACTTCtcctaaataaaagagataCTCTGACTTGAATATACACTTCTCTATGTATGTTGATTGGTTGTActggttgataaaaaaaagattggtTGTCCTGTTGTACATAATGTACATTCCGCCTATTTTTAAATagcattctcatttcttttttaaCAGCTTTATGGAAATGACAATGTGTTGGTTGTAAATGGGAGTTGGAACGCACTGAGGAAGGTGTGTGGCATTTCAAACTAGAAACGGCTGAAAACACACATAACGTGAGGAAGTGTTGCTTGCATATCGTAATCCCGAACcctatctaatatatattacaCAGAGCACACTGCGTAGAAATAGAAATTACATACACTATTTTAGGCATGGGCCGTTCGGGTTTTCGACTTAGTTCATGTTTGTTTTTTGGGTTTAGAGATATAGAAACCGTTTGGTTATTAGGATTATGTTTCGGTTCCATtgtttcggtttttggtttggtttggaaaCAATTACAAAAACCAACTAATATCCGATAAACTTTCGGTTCCAATTCGGTTTCCGTTTGGTTTCagatttttggttaattttggataattcagatGAAAacagaatattttggatatataaactGTATTTTAGATATTCAGGTACCCATTCGGTTATCGATTCGGTTTTGGTTAGGTTTCGGTTTTCGATTCTAAAAATATAGGAACTATTCGGTTATTTGTGAACTTCGACTCGGTTTCAGGTTAGGATTTTTCGGTttgatttcggtttggttttcggtttCCAGTTTATATGCCCAGACTTACACTATTTTATGCGTGTGATAAATAGAATCACATTGGCTTGGGGAATTCAAAACCGATACGCGTCTTCCAGCCTCTAGGAAGAAAACTTGGAAGGCGGCATTAAGAAATTACATTGATTTAGTTTCTTGATTTGATGGGTTTAACTTTTCTACTTTCTAGTTTCTTCTACATAATATACAAATTAACCAGAAGCTAagcttttgaagtttatgtatcactattgaagaaaagaaaagaacatgACATTGCTTGTGACAAACTATTTCCATAAACGGAAGAATCCCTTCTAGATGGGATTTGCAGTTTATAGTAACACAATCTAAAATCGATGTTGCTGAAATTGTTGCGTATGATTCTTTATGATATTCAGTATAGTAGTTTTATTCTTTCTTTAGTCACGTTTTATATATTGACAAAGCAAGAATGATAATGTTATTAcgatatattttaatcatagatTTTGCGTCACTAAATTTATATCAGCGAATAGTATGTTAGTATGAACGTAACTCAGctttttgatgtaaaaaaaaaaacgtaactCATGTATACATCCAAAGGATTGAAACTTTCATTTTACAAAgactattaattttaatttttataagagTAGCTAGTAAAGTTTTTGGATGAATACATGTATGAATCTACGATGATGACGATCAAATGAGAGGGGTCTGAGATGACGAATTTGTCCGAATCTTTATCTACAACAAAATAGTACGTGAGTAAATGAAATGGACTTATGAGGACAAAGTCGGTGCCTTACACGTACCAATTGTCTCTCTGATTTGAACCTGTAGACTAACGCTATTCACAACAATGTATGACATGTttggcaaaaaatttaaaaaatttactatGTATTTTTTCAAAGTACAATTTGTAATAAGATTTTTTAGTTTGTGTACTTTGGGATGGCTCTCTTTATCCTATATAcacatgtatatttttaaatttacttttgatgatcaaaaaaggaaagagaaaaTTAACGAATGAGGAAAAAATTTACGTTAGAGAAAGGAGTCGGCGCATGGTGTTCACGTGATGACGTGACATGGAGTGTGACCCATCTGTATGCAATACAGCTCAGTTTTGATCTGTTCCTTTTACCATCTGATCGTCGTCTCCGATGAAACCAATTGGGTCCAATCTATTTCCGTCGAACCGTGGGTCCTCTGCATTGTACGGAGACGAACTGACACGGAAGATGTCGAGGAGCGTAAGACACACGTTCGGCTGACATCAGGGGAAGTGTTACTATTTTGGGGGATCTTGTTCGTGTGCGCCTGagattgtatatataaaacacTAAAGGACAAAAGCGAACCATTCAAGCCTCTTTTTTAGTTGGTCGGATCTGGAGACTTCCATAACGCAACGGCAaccattttattcattttactgTATATGCGATTATTACACAAGGATTTGCTACTACTTACCAAACCAATACAACCGTCTACACATGTTTTAATAAAGCCTGAGTGGTATAAAGGAATGTTTAATACAAACATTTGCCTACTCTTCTTTTCAGTGCTCACTTTAGTATATATGTGCAActtttttcttcatatatagTCGGGTTGATTAtgtataagaaaatatagaagCTATTTATAATCAGGGACTAACCGTTAACATATTGCAGTTTAACTAATGAAGattatatataatctatttagaaagaaagaaagaaaaaaacatagatGTTTCTAGGTAACTCTACAATCTGCATTACGAAAACTTTTGTAGTCAACTTGCAATTGTCGACTTGGCTCCATCTACGTGCGCTCTTTCTTTTTCCCCAAGTCCAGTTCCACTTTTTtggtaattaaattaaattagcaACAAGGAATCGTTTAATGATTAAAGTTGGAATCGTAGTACTTGACATGCAAGGCAATGACACCAGTAAACCCtttccttcttttctttttgcttactaactttataagtaaaaaaaattaactgcTTCGAATTTCTTTCCTCTGTTGATGGGTTTCAATTTATACTTTCTTCTGACACGCTTGGAGAAAATGAATATTTCtactttcttaaaaaaatattcaaaacaaagTAATTCTATAAATGAATTGATTTTACTTCAACTGTACTTTTTAGATTAAAATAgagtgataaacaaaaaaatgaattacTTTATTTATAGAGTAAAACTATTTTACTCAATTTTAGA encodes:
- the LOC106439526 gene encoding ceramide synthase LOH2 isoform X1; translation: MESEYSSGGVRNLEPSIAAAWHFQIAVYFAFGFFFLRLFLDRFVFQRIAVWLLSTGSKPIKMKDAATRAKLIKCKESLWKLLYYGACEVFVLNALYHEPWARDIKLFFNGWPNQELKLPIKLYYMCQCGFYVYGVAALLAWETRRKDFAVMMSHHVITILLIGYSYLTSFFRIGAIILALHDASDVFMETAKIFKYSEKEFGASVCFALFAVSWLLLRLIYFPFWIIRATSIELLDYLDMTSTEGTVMYYSFNTMLLMLLVFHIYWWYLICAMIVRLLKNRGKVGEDIRSDSEDDD
- the LOC106439526 gene encoding ceramide synthase LOH2 isoform X2; translation: MESEYSSGGVRNLEPSIAAAWHFQIAVYFAFGFFFLRLFLDRFVFQRIAVWLLSTGSKPIKMKDAATRAKLIKCKESLWKLLYYGACEVFVLNALYHEPWARDIKLFFNGWPNQELKLPIKLYYMCQCGFYVYGVAALLAWETRRKDFAVMMSHHVITILLIGYSYLTSFFRIGAIILALHDASDVFMETAKIFKYSEKEFGASVCFALFAVSWLLLRLIYFPFWIIRATRLLKNRGKVGEDIRSDSEDDD
- the LOC106444094 gene encoding abscisic acid 8'-hydroxylase 4, which encodes MIMAVFWFLVISSFIFCLLLVRMAVSKNNKRKKKRNSTCKLPPGSMGWPYIGETLQLYSQDPNVFFTSKQKRYGEIFKTRILGYPCVMLASPEAARFVLVTHAHMFKPTYPKSKERLIGPSALFFHQGDYHVYLRKLVQSSLYPETIRKLIPDIEHIALSSLQSLANMPIVSTYQEMKKLAFDVGIVAIFGHLECSYRDMLKHNYNIVDKGYNSFPMNLPGTSYHKALMARKRLKTIVSEIVHERREKRILKTDFLGHLLDFKDDEGRMLTQEQIADNIIGVLFAAQDTTASCLTWILKYLHDDQKLLEAVKDEQIAIYEENSREKKSLTWGQTRNMPLTHKVILESLRMASIIPFTFREAVDDVEYKGYLIPKGWKVMPLFRNIHHNPKYFSNPEVFDPSRFEVNPKPNTFMPFGSGVHACPGNELAKLQILIFLHHLVSKFRWEVVGGEGGIEYGPFPIPRNGLLATFRQHSL